A genomic region of Pseudomonas sp. RSB 5.4 contains the following coding sequences:
- a CDS encoding branched-chain amino acid aminotransferase — protein MGNESINWDKLGFDYIKTDKRYLSYFRNGEWDKGTLTEDNVLHISEGSTALHYGQQCFEGLKAYRCKDGSINLFRPDQNAARMQRSCARLLMPHVSTEQFIEACKEVVRANERFIPPYGTGGALYLRPFVIGVGDNIGVRTAPEFIFSVFAIPVGAYFKGGLTPHNFQISSFDRAAPQGTGAAKVGGNYAASLMPGSQAKKAHFADAIYLDPLTHKKIEEVGSANFFGITHDNKFITPNSPSVLPGITRLSLIELAKTRLGLEVVEGDVLIDKLSDFKEAGACGTAAVITPIGGISYNDHLHVFHSETEVGPVTQKLYKELTGVQTGDIEAPAGWIVKV, from the coding sequence ATGGGTAACGAGAGCATCAATTGGGACAAGCTGGGTTTTGACTACATCAAGACCGACAAACGCTATCTGTCGTACTTTCGCAATGGCGAATGGGACAAAGGCACCCTGACCGAAGACAACGTGCTGCACATCAGCGAAGGCTCGACTGCCCTTCACTATGGCCAGCAGTGCTTCGAAGGTCTGAAGGCTTATCGTTGCAAGGACGGCTCGATCAACCTGTTCCGTCCAGACCAGAACGCCGCTCGCATGCAACGCAGCTGCGCTCGCCTGCTGATGCCGCACGTGTCGACCGAGCAGTTCATCGAAGCGTGCAAGGAAGTGGTTCGCGCCAACGAGCGCTTCATCCCGCCATACGGCACCGGCGGCGCGCTGTACCTGCGTCCGTTCGTGATCGGCGTGGGTGACAACATCGGCGTGCGCACCGCGCCGGAGTTCATCTTCTCGGTGTTCGCGATCCCGGTCGGCGCCTACTTCAAGGGCGGCCTGACCCCGCACAACTTCCAGATTTCCAGCTTCGACCGCGCCGCCCCACAAGGCACCGGTGCGGCCAAGGTCGGTGGCAACTACGCCGCCAGCCTGATGCCGGGCTCCCAGGCCAAGAAAGCGCACTTCGCTGACGCCATCTACCTGGATCCGCTGACCCACAAGAAGATCGAGGAAGTCGGTTCGGCCAACTTCTTCGGGATCACCCACGACAACAAGTTCATCACTCCGAACTCGCCATCCGTGCTGCCGGGCATCACCCGCCTGTCGCTGATCGAACTGGCGAAAACCCGTCTGGGCCTGGAAGTGGTGGAAGGCGACGTGCTGATCGACAAGCTGTCGGACTTCAAGGAAGCCGGTGCTTGCGGTACCGCTGCGGTGATCACGCCGATCGGCGGGATCAGCTACAACGACCATCTGCACGTGTTTCACAGCGAAACCGAAGTCGGCCCGGTCACCCAGAAGCTCTACAAAGAGCTGACTGGCGTACAGACCGGCGACATCGAAGCGCCAGCGGGCTGGATCGTCAAGGTTTGA
- the lpdA gene encoding dihydrolipoyl dehydrogenase, whose translation MQSLNTTLLIIGGGPGGYVTAIRAGQLGISTILVEGQSLGGTCLNIGCIPSKALIHVAEQFHQTRNHSEHSALGISVSAPTIDISKSVEWKDGIVDRLTTGVAALLKKNKVQVIHGWAKVVDGKTVEVGDTRIQCEHLVLATGSTSVNLPILPIGGPIISSTEALAPKSVPKRLVVVGGGYIGLELGIAYRKLGAEVSVVEAQDRILPAYDAELTQPVHEALKQLGVKLYLKHSVLGFDGTLQVREPNGDTLNLETDQVLVAVGRKPNTQGWNLEALNLDMNGSAIKIDSRCQTSMRNVYAIGDLSGEPMLAHRAMAQGEMVAELISGKHREFNPTAIAAVCFTDPELVVVGQTPDEAKAAGLDCIVSSFPFAANGRAMTLESKSGFVRVVARRDNHVIVGWQAVGVGVSELSTAFAQSLEMGARLEDIGGTIHAHPTLGEAVQEAALRALGHALHL comes from the coding sequence ATGCAATCTCTGAACACTACGCTGCTGATCATCGGCGGCGGCCCCGGCGGTTACGTCACGGCGATTCGCGCCGGGCAACTGGGCATTTCGACGATTCTGGTCGAAGGCCAATCGCTGGGCGGCACTTGCCTGAACATCGGCTGCATTCCATCGAAAGCGTTGATTCACGTGGCCGAGCAGTTCCACCAGACCCGCAATCACAGCGAGCATTCGGCGCTGGGCATCAGCGTCTCGGCACCAACCATCGACATCAGCAAGAGCGTCGAGTGGAAGGACGGCATCGTTGATCGCCTGACCACCGGCGTCGCCGCGTTGCTGAAAAAGAACAAGGTTCAGGTCATCCATGGCTGGGCCAAGGTGGTTGACGGCAAAACCGTCGAGGTCGGCGACACGCGCATCCAGTGCGAGCATCTGGTGCTGGCCACTGGTTCGACCAGCGTCAACCTGCCGATCCTGCCGATCGGCGGGCCGATCATCTCCTCCACCGAAGCACTGGCGCCGAAGTCCGTGCCGAAACGCCTGGTGGTGGTGGGCGGCGGTTATATCGGTCTGGAGCTGGGCATTGCTTACCGCAAGCTCGGCGCCGAGGTCAGTGTGGTCGAGGCGCAGGATCGTATCCTGCCGGCCTACGACGCCGAACTGACCCAGCCAGTACACGAAGCACTGAAGCAACTGGGCGTGAAGCTCTATCTCAAGCACAGCGTGCTGGGTTTCGACGGCACCTTGCAGGTGCGTGAGCCGAACGGCGACACCCTCAATCTGGAAACCGATCAGGTGCTGGTGGCGGTGGGTCGCAAGCCGAACACTCAAGGCTGGAACCTCGAAGCGCTGAACCTGGACATGAACGGCTCGGCGATCAAGATCGACAGCCGCTGCCAGACCAGCATGCGCAACGTCTACGCCATCGGCGACCTGAGCGGCGAACCGATGCTCGCGCACCGCGCCATGGCTCAGGGCGAAATGGTCGCCGAGCTGATCAGCGGCAAGCACCGCGAATTCAACCCGACCGCCATCGCCGCCGTGTGCTTCACCGACCCGGAACTGGTGGTGGTCGGCCAGACCCCGGACGAGGCCAAGGCTGCCGGACTGGACTGCATCGTCTCGAGCTTCCCGTTCGCCGCCAATGGCCGGGCGATGACCCTCGAATCGAAAAGCGGCTTCGTGCGCGTGGTCGCGCGTCGCGACAATCATGTGATTGTCGGCTGGCAGGCGGTCGGGGTTGGCGTATCGGAGTTGTCGACCGCGTTCGCGCAAAGCCTGGAAATGGGCGCGCGCCTGGAAGACATCGGCGGCACCATTCATGCGCATCCGACCTTGGGTGAAGCGGTGCAGGAAGCAGCGCTGCGTGCTTTGGGGCATGCGTTGCACCTGTGA
- a CDS encoding dihydrolipoamide acetyltransferase family protein: MGTHVIKMPDIGEGIAEVELSQWHVKVGDLVVEDQVLADVMTDKAMVDIPSPVHGKVIALGGQPGEVMAVGSVLISIEVEGAGNLKESAAPAPVAAKEAPAAPKVETFAESKPAAAAAPRPAPACQGPMVARKADERPLASPAVRKHALDLGIQLRLVRGSGPAGRVLHEDLEAYLAQGQSNASAPAAAAYAQRHDEEQIQVIGMRRKIAQRMQDATQRAAHFSYVEEIDVTAIEELRAHLNEKHGASRGKLTLLPFLVRALVVALRDFPQMNARYDDEAQVITRLGAVHVGVATQSDVGLMVPVVRHAEARSLWDSAAEISRLANAARNGKANRDELSGSTITLTSLGALGGIVSTPVLNLPEVAIVGVNKIVERPMVVKGQVVIRKMMNLSSSFDHRVVDGMDAALFIQAIRGLIEHPATLFVE, encoded by the coding sequence GGCGGACGTGATGACCGACAAGGCAATGGTCGACATTCCGTCGCCGGTACACGGCAAGGTGATTGCCCTCGGCGGTCAGCCGGGTGAAGTGATGGCGGTCGGCAGTGTGCTGATCAGCATTGAGGTTGAAGGCGCCGGCAACTTGAAAGAGTCCGCCGCGCCAGCACCGGTTGCCGCGAAAGAGGCACCTGCTGCGCCGAAAGTTGAAACATTTGCCGAGAGCAAACCTGCGGCCGCTGCCGCACCGCGTCCGGCTCCGGCTTGCCAGGGCCCGATGGTAGCCCGTAAAGCCGATGAACGTCCGCTGGCCTCGCCGGCCGTGCGCAAGCATGCGCTGGACCTGGGCATTCAGTTGCGTCTGGTGCGCGGTTCCGGCCCGGCCGGTCGTGTGCTGCACGAAGACCTCGAGGCTTATCTGGCGCAGGGTCAATCCAACGCTTCGGCACCCGCAGCCGCCGCATACGCTCAGCGTCACGATGAAGAACAGATTCAAGTGATCGGCATGCGCCGCAAGATCGCCCAGCGCATGCAGGACGCCACCCAGCGCGCCGCACACTTCAGCTACGTCGAGGAAATCGACGTCACCGCGATTGAAGAACTGCGCGCGCACCTCAATGAAAAACACGGCGCCAGCCGTGGCAAGTTGACCCTGCTGCCGTTCCTCGTCCGCGCATTGGTCGTGGCCCTGCGCGACTTCCCGCAGATGAACGCCCGCTATGACGACGAAGCCCAGGTCATCACCCGCCTCGGCGCAGTGCATGTCGGTGTCGCCACGCAAAGCGATGTGGGCCTGATGGTACCGGTGGTGCGTCACGCCGAGGCGCGCAGCCTGTGGGACAGCGCCGCGGAAATCTCGCGTCTGGCCAATGCCGCACGCAATGGCAAGGCCAACCGCGACGAATTGTCCGGCTCGACCATCACCCTCACCAGCCTCGGTGCGTTGGGCGGCATCGTCAGCACCCCGGTGCTGAACCTGCCGGAAGTGGCGATCGTCGGCGTGAACAAAATCGTCGAACGGCCAATGGTCGTCAAAGGCCAGGTGGTGATCCGCAAGATGATGAACCTCTCCAGCTCCTTCGATCACCGCGTGGTCGACGGCATGGACGCGGCGCTCTTCATCCAGGCCATCCGTGGCTTGATCGAACATCCTGCCACTTTGTTTGTGGAGTAA